In the genome of Drosophila yakuba strain Tai18E2 chromosome 3R, Prin_Dyak_Tai18E2_2.1, whole genome shotgun sequence, one region contains:
- the LOC6537240 gene encoding glycogen [starch] synthase isoform X1: MRRQQSYRFEDNESTSYALRMNRRFSRVESGADLKDYFDRGDIASRENRWNFEVAWEVANKVGGIYTVIRSKAYVSTEEMGEQLCMMGPYKEHCARTEMEEMEFPRGNPLLDAVNSLRSRGYKIHTGRWLVDGNPQLILFDIGSAAWKLDQFKSEMWEKCHIGIPHLDIETNDAIILGFMIAEFLEEFRNFAVTYSQNNELSAPRIVAHFHEWQAGVGLIVLRTRLVEIATVFTTHATLLGRYLCAGNTDFYNNLDKFAVDEEAGKRQIYHRYCLERGATHLAHVFTTVSEITGYEAEHLLKRKPDIITPNGLNVKKFSAIHEFQNLHAVAKEKINEFVRGHFYGHIDFDLDKTLYFFIAGRYEFGNKGADIFIEALARLNAMLKHEKPDTTVVAFLIFPTKTNNFNVDSLRGHAVIKQLRDTINNVQQAVGKRMFDTCLQGNIPNADDLLQKDDLVKIKRCMFAMQRDSMPPVTTHNVADDWNDPVLSSIRRCHLFNSRHDRVKMVFHPEFLTSTNPLFGIDYEEFVRGCHLGVFPSYYEPWGYTPAECTVMGIPSVTTNLSGFGCFMEEHISDPKSYGIYIVDRRYIGLENSVQQLSSFMMEFSRLNRRQRIIQRNRTERLSDLLDWRTLGIYYRQARVKALQAVYPDYVDELSLYGSKNNLIFSRPHSEPPSPTSSRHTTPAPSVHGSDDEDSVDEETELKELGIK; this comes from the exons ATGCGCAGACAGCAGTCCTACCGATTCGAGGACAATGAGTCCACCTCCTACGCCCTGAGG ATGAATCGTCGCTTTTCGAGAGTGGAGTCCGGGGCGGACCTGAAGGATTATTTCGATCGAGGTGACATCGCCTCCCGGGAGAATCGCTGGAACTTCGAGGTGGCATGGGAGGTGGCCAACAAGGTGGGCGGCATTTACACGGTGATCCGGTCGAAGGCCTATGTCTCCACCGAGGAGATGGGTGAGCAGCTGTGCATGATGGGTCCCTACAAGGAGCATTGTGCCCGGACCGAGATGGAGGAGATGGAATTCCCCAGGGGAAATCCCCTGCTAGATGCTGTCAACTCCTTGCGCTCGCGAGGCTATAAAATCCACACCGGTCGTTGGCTGGTGGACGGAAATCCCCAACTGATCCTGTTTGATATTGGATCCGCTGCCTGGAAGTTGGACCAGTTCAAATCGGAGATGTGGGAGAAGTGCCATATTGGAATACCTCATTTGGATATCGAGACGAACGATGCCATCATCCTGGGCTTTATGATTGCCGAGTTCCTGGAGGAGTTCCGCAACTTTGCCGTAACTTATTCCCAAAACAACGAACTGAGTGCCCCGAGGATTGTCGCCCACTTCCACGAATGGCAAGCTGGCGTGGGTCTCATTGTCCTACGTACTCGTCTGGTGGAGATTGCCACCGTGTTCACCACCCATGCCACATTGTTGGGTCGCTACTTGTGCGCCGGCAACACCGATTTCTACAACAACCTGGACAAGTTCGCCGTGGACGAAGAGGCGGGCAAGCGACAGATCTACCATCGCTATTGCCTGGAGCGAGGTGCCACCCACTTGGCTCACGTGTTCACCACCGTCTCGGAGATTACGGGCTACGAGGCAGAGCATCTGCTCAAGCGCAAGCCGGACATCATCACGCCGAACGGATTGAACGTGAAGAAGTTCTCGGCCATCCACGAGTTCCAGAATTTGCATGCCGTTGCCAAGGAGAAGATCAACGAATTCGTGCGGGGCCATTTCTACGG CCACATTGACTTTGATTTGGATAAGACCTTGTACTTCTTTATCGCCGGTCGCTACGAGTTCGGAAATAAGGGAGCCGACATCTTCATCGAGGCACTGGCTCGCCTGAATGCGATGCTGAAGCACGAGAAGCCGGACACCACGGTGGTAGCCTTCCTCATCTTCCCCACCAAGACCAACAACTTCAACGTGGACTCGCTGCGAGGACATGCCGTGATCAAGCAGTTGCGCGATACGATCAACAATGTCCAACAGGCCGTGGGCAAGCGGATGTTCGACACCTGCCTGCAGGGCAACATCCCCAATGCCGATGATCTCCTCCAGAAGGACGACCTGGTCAAGATCAAGCGTTGCATGTTCGCCATGCAACGCGATTCGATGCCGCCTGTTACCACGCACAATGTGGCCGATGATTGGAACGATCCGGTGCTATCCTCGATCCGTCGTTGCCATCTGTTCAACTCGCGCCACGATCGCGTCAAGATGGTCTTCCATCCGGAGTTCCTCACATCCACAAACCCTCTGTTTGGAATCGACTACGAAGAGTTTGTCCGTGGCTGCCACTTGGGTGTCTTCCCCTCATACTACGAGCCCTGGGGCTACACTCCCGCCGAGTGTACGGTGATGGGAATTCCCAGCGTAACCACCAATCTGTCCGGTTTCGGCTGCTTCATGGAGGAGCACATCAGTGATCCCAAGTCCTACGGCATCTACATCGTGGATCGCCGCTATATCGGATTGGAGAACAGCGTTCAGCAGCTGTCCAGCTTCATGATGGAATTCTCCAGGCTGAACCGTCGCCAGCGCATCATCCAGCGTAATCGCACGGAGCGGTTGAGCGATCTGCTGGACTGGCGCACCCTGGGCATT taCTACAGACAGGCCAGGGTTAAGGCCCTGCAGGCTGTTTACCCAGACTATGTGGATGAATTGTCCCTCTATGGATCGAAAAACAACTTGATCTTCTCGCGACCGCACAGTGAACCTCCCAGTCCGACTTCATCGC GCCACACCACACCAGCTCCATCGGTTCACGGTTCGGATGATGAGGACTCCGTGGACGAGGAGACCGAACTCAAGGAATTGGGCATCAAGTAG
- the LOC6537239 gene encoding uncharacterized protein LOC6537239 isoform X3, which translates to MFKNHLEMIGRNESPSKKAKFWQSYIRSLKGSEDIRAHEAPRASRPYSSYLDSPSYRSIYDEPATANERVQSSGYRYLPVSRDTYGYSPRAIYDHHYSRTIPANYDAEKAWNDHLKRMQEIERRYPSRYGLYLKDKPLTPNALVPLEYEPEDKLLAELNKARRSASPFRPSRTTRAGSEPYVPPPSYWNREGSVPRGGPSVFDRATSLAPFTRPSFRASSLEPLDELFERLPIFHPRNRFRDLLSPSPNLPISSIVRDPFWWDVDDLVPFRATSVPRASSPVARDSYLSPVKNRYLWSKHPARPLTPEEEDLF; encoded by the exons atgttcaaaaacCACTTGGAAATGATTGGGCGCAATGAGAGCCCCAGCAAGAAGGCGAAATTCTGGCAGTCCTACATCAGGTCCCTGAAGG GCTCCGAGGATATCCGTGCCCACGAGGCTCCCCGTGCCTCTCGTCCCTACAGCTCCTACCTGGACTCGCCCTCCTACAGGAGCATCTACGACGAGCCCGCCACCGCCAACGAGCGCGTCCAGTCCTCTGGCTACAGATATCTGCCAGTGAGCCGCGACACCTACGGCTACTCGCCCCGTGCCATCTACGATCATCACTACAGCCGAACAA TTCCAGCTAACTACGACGCAGAGAAGGCCTGGAATGATCATCTGAAGCGCATGCAGGAGATCGAGCGCAG GTACCCATCTCGCTATGGTCTGTACTTGAAGGACAAGCCACTGACGCCCAACGCGCTGGTGCCCCTGGAGTACGAGCCAGAGGACAAGCTGCTGGCTGAGCTCAACAAGG CTCGTCGCTCGGCCTCGCCGTTCCGCCCCTCGAGGACGACCCGCGCCGGCAGCGAGCCGTACGTGCCACCGCCGAGCTACTGGAACCGCGAGGGCAGCGTGCCACGCGGAGGACCCTCGGTCTTCGATCGCGCCACCAGCTTGGCCCCGTTCACGCGGCCCAGCTTCCGGGCCAGCTCGTTGGAGCCGCTGGACGAACTCTTTGAAC GACTCCCCATCTTCCACCCACGCAACCGGTTCAGGGATCTGCTGAGCCCCAGCCCCAACTTGCCGATCTCCTCGATCGTGCGCGATCCCTTCTGGTGGGACGTGGATGACCTGGTGCCCTTCCGCGCCACCTCGGTGCCCCGTGCTTCGAGCCCCGTGGCCCGGGACTCGTACTTGTCGCCGGTGAAGAACCGCTACTTGTGGTCCAAGCACCCAGCAAGACCCTTGACAC CTGAGGAAGAGGATTTATtctaa
- the LOC6537239 gene encoding uncharacterized protein LOC6537239 isoform X2, translating to MFKNHLEMIGRNESPSKKAKFWQSYIRSLKGSEDIRAHEAPRASRPYSSYLDSPSYRSIYDEPATANERVQSSGYRYLPVSRDTYGYSPRAIYDHHYSRTIPANYDAEKAWNDHLKRMQEIERRYPSRYGLYLKDKPLTPNALVPLEYEPEDKLLAELNKARRSASPFRPSRTTRAGSEPYVPPPSYWNREGSVPRGGPSVFDRATSLAPFTRPSFRASSLEPLDELFERKLPAIAEADSAPADAPSRPLGIFERAGSPSPTPVKAGRWGPRPTEVAYDAEGLPIFHPRNRFRDLLSPSPNLPISSIVRDPFWWDVDDLVPFRATSVPRASSPVARDSYLSPVKNRYLWSKHPARPLTPHRSIL from the exons atgttcaaaaacCACTTGGAAATGATTGGGCGCAATGAGAGCCCCAGCAAGAAGGCGAAATTCTGGCAGTCCTACATCAGGTCCCTGAAGG GCTCCGAGGATATCCGTGCCCACGAGGCTCCCCGTGCCTCTCGTCCCTACAGCTCCTACCTGGACTCGCCCTCCTACAGGAGCATCTACGACGAGCCCGCCACCGCCAACGAGCGCGTCCAGTCCTCTGGCTACAGATATCTGCCAGTGAGCCGCGACACCTACGGCTACTCGCCCCGTGCCATCTACGATCATCACTACAGCCGAACAA TTCCAGCTAACTACGACGCAGAGAAGGCCTGGAATGATCATCTGAAGCGCATGCAGGAGATCGAGCGCAG GTACCCATCTCGCTATGGTCTGTACTTGAAGGACAAGCCACTGACGCCCAACGCGCTGGTGCCCCTGGAGTACGAGCCAGAGGACAAGCTGCTGGCTGAGCTCAACAAGG CTCGTCGCTCGGCCTCGCCGTTCCGCCCCTCGAGGACGACCCGCGCCGGCAGCGAGCCGTACGTGCCACCGCCGAGCTACTGGAACCGCGAGGGCAGCGTGCCACGCGGAGGACCCTCGGTCTTCGATCGCGCCACCAGCTTGGCCCCGTTCACGCGGCCCAGCTTCCGGGCCAGCTCGTTGGAGCCGCTGGACGAACTCTTTGAACGTAAGTTGCCCGCGATCGCCGAGGCTGATTCGGCGCCAGCTGATGCGCCCAGTCGGCCACTCGGTATTTTTGAGCGCGCCGGTTCGCCAAGTCCCACTCCCGTGAAAGCCGGTCGCTGGGGACCCCGTCCCACCGAAGTCGCCTACGATGCTGAGG GACTCCCCATCTTCCACCCACGCAACCGGTTCAGGGATCTGCTGAGCCCCAGCCCCAACTTGCCGATCTCCTCGATCGTGCGCGATCCCTTCTGGTGGGACGTGGATGACCTGGTGCCCTTCCGCGCCACCTCGGTGCCCCGTGCTTCGAGCCCCGTGGCCCGGGACTCGTACTTGTCGCCGGTGAAGAACCGCTACTTGTGGTCCAAGCACCCAGCAAGACCCTTGACAC CTCACCGCTCAATTTTGTAA
- the LOC6537239 gene encoding uncharacterized protein LOC6537239 isoform X7, with protein sequence MFKNHLEMIGRNESPSKKAKFWQSYIRSLKGSEDIRAHEAPRASRPYSSYLDSPSYRSIYDEPATANERVQSSGYRYLPVSRDTYGYSPRAIYDHHYSRTIPANYDAEKAWNDHLKRMQEIERRYPSRYGLYLKDKPLTPNALVPLEYEPEDKLLAELNKALRV encoded by the exons atgttcaaaaacCACTTGGAAATGATTGGGCGCAATGAGAGCCCCAGCAAGAAGGCGAAATTCTGGCAGTCCTACATCAGGTCCCTGAAGG GCTCCGAGGATATCCGTGCCCACGAGGCTCCCCGTGCCTCTCGTCCCTACAGCTCCTACCTGGACTCGCCCTCCTACAGGAGCATCTACGACGAGCCCGCCACCGCCAACGAGCGCGTCCAGTCCTCTGGCTACAGATATCTGCCAGTGAGCCGCGACACCTACGGCTACTCGCCCCGTGCCATCTACGATCATCACTACAGCCGAACAA TTCCAGCTAACTACGACGCAGAGAAGGCCTGGAATGATCATCTGAAGCGCATGCAGGAGATCGAGCGCAG GTACCCATCTCGCTATGGTCTGTACTTGAAGGACAAGCCACTGACGCCCAACGCGCTGGTGCCCCTGGAGTACGAGCCAGAGGACAAGCTGCTGGCTGAGCTCAACAAGG CTCTAAGAGTTTGA
- the LOC6537239 gene encoding uncharacterized protein LOC6537239 isoform X1, with amino-acid sequence MFKNHLEMIGRNESPSKKAKFWQSYIRSLKGSEDIRAHEAPRASRPYSSYLDSPSYRSIYDEPATANERVQSSGYRYLPVSRDTYGYSPRAIYDHHYSRTIPANYDAEKAWNDHLKRMQEIERRYPSRYGLYLKDKPLTPNALVPLEYEPEDKLLAELNKARRSASPFRPSRTTRAGSEPYVPPPSYWNREGSVPRGGPSVFDRATSLAPFTRPSFRASSLEPLDELFERKLPAIAEADSAPADAPSRPLGIFERAGSPSPTPVKAGRWGPRPTEVAYDAEGLPIFHPRNRFRDLLSPSPNLPISSIVRDPFWWDVDDLVPFRATSVPRASSPVARDSYLSPVKNRYLWSKHPARPLTPEEEDLF; translated from the exons atgttcaaaaacCACTTGGAAATGATTGGGCGCAATGAGAGCCCCAGCAAGAAGGCGAAATTCTGGCAGTCCTACATCAGGTCCCTGAAGG GCTCCGAGGATATCCGTGCCCACGAGGCTCCCCGTGCCTCTCGTCCCTACAGCTCCTACCTGGACTCGCCCTCCTACAGGAGCATCTACGACGAGCCCGCCACCGCCAACGAGCGCGTCCAGTCCTCTGGCTACAGATATCTGCCAGTGAGCCGCGACACCTACGGCTACTCGCCCCGTGCCATCTACGATCATCACTACAGCCGAACAA TTCCAGCTAACTACGACGCAGAGAAGGCCTGGAATGATCATCTGAAGCGCATGCAGGAGATCGAGCGCAG GTACCCATCTCGCTATGGTCTGTACTTGAAGGACAAGCCACTGACGCCCAACGCGCTGGTGCCCCTGGAGTACGAGCCAGAGGACAAGCTGCTGGCTGAGCTCAACAAGG CTCGTCGCTCGGCCTCGCCGTTCCGCCCCTCGAGGACGACCCGCGCCGGCAGCGAGCCGTACGTGCCACCGCCGAGCTACTGGAACCGCGAGGGCAGCGTGCCACGCGGAGGACCCTCGGTCTTCGATCGCGCCACCAGCTTGGCCCCGTTCACGCGGCCCAGCTTCCGGGCCAGCTCGTTGGAGCCGCTGGACGAACTCTTTGAACGTAAGTTGCCCGCGATCGCCGAGGCTGATTCGGCGCCAGCTGATGCGCCCAGTCGGCCACTCGGTATTTTTGAGCGCGCCGGTTCGCCAAGTCCCACTCCCGTGAAAGCCGGTCGCTGGGGACCCCGTCCCACCGAAGTCGCCTACGATGCTGAGG GACTCCCCATCTTCCACCCACGCAACCGGTTCAGGGATCTGCTGAGCCCCAGCCCCAACTTGCCGATCTCCTCGATCGTGCGCGATCCCTTCTGGTGGGACGTGGATGACCTGGTGCCCTTCCGCGCCACCTCGGTGCCCCGTGCTTCGAGCCCCGTGGCCCGGGACTCGTACTTGTCGCCGGTGAAGAACCGCTACTTGTGGTCCAAGCACCCAGCAAGACCCTTGACAC CTGAGGAAGAGGATTTATtctaa
- the LOC6537240 gene encoding glycogen [starch] synthase isoform X2: protein MNRRFSRVESGADLKDYFDRGDIASRENRWNFEVAWEVANKVGGIYTVIRSKAYVSTEEMGEQLCMMGPYKEHCARTEMEEMEFPRGNPLLDAVNSLRSRGYKIHTGRWLVDGNPQLILFDIGSAAWKLDQFKSEMWEKCHIGIPHLDIETNDAIILGFMIAEFLEEFRNFAVTYSQNNELSAPRIVAHFHEWQAGVGLIVLRTRLVEIATVFTTHATLLGRYLCAGNTDFYNNLDKFAVDEEAGKRQIYHRYCLERGATHLAHVFTTVSEITGYEAEHLLKRKPDIITPNGLNVKKFSAIHEFQNLHAVAKEKINEFVRGHFYGHIDFDLDKTLYFFIAGRYEFGNKGADIFIEALARLNAMLKHEKPDTTVVAFLIFPTKTNNFNVDSLRGHAVIKQLRDTINNVQQAVGKRMFDTCLQGNIPNADDLLQKDDLVKIKRCMFAMQRDSMPPVTTHNVADDWNDPVLSSIRRCHLFNSRHDRVKMVFHPEFLTSTNPLFGIDYEEFVRGCHLGVFPSYYEPWGYTPAECTVMGIPSVTTNLSGFGCFMEEHISDPKSYGIYIVDRRYIGLENSVQQLSSFMMEFSRLNRRQRIIQRNRTERLSDLLDWRTLGIYYRQARVKALQAVYPDYVDELSLYGSKNNLIFSRPHSEPPSPTSSRHTTPAPSVHGSDDEDSVDEETELKELGIK from the exons ATGAATCGTCGCTTTTCGAGAGTGGAGTCCGGGGCGGACCTGAAGGATTATTTCGATCGAGGTGACATCGCCTCCCGGGAGAATCGCTGGAACTTCGAGGTGGCATGGGAGGTGGCCAACAAGGTGGGCGGCATTTACACGGTGATCCGGTCGAAGGCCTATGTCTCCACCGAGGAGATGGGTGAGCAGCTGTGCATGATGGGTCCCTACAAGGAGCATTGTGCCCGGACCGAGATGGAGGAGATGGAATTCCCCAGGGGAAATCCCCTGCTAGATGCTGTCAACTCCTTGCGCTCGCGAGGCTATAAAATCCACACCGGTCGTTGGCTGGTGGACGGAAATCCCCAACTGATCCTGTTTGATATTGGATCCGCTGCCTGGAAGTTGGACCAGTTCAAATCGGAGATGTGGGAGAAGTGCCATATTGGAATACCTCATTTGGATATCGAGACGAACGATGCCATCATCCTGGGCTTTATGATTGCCGAGTTCCTGGAGGAGTTCCGCAACTTTGCCGTAACTTATTCCCAAAACAACGAACTGAGTGCCCCGAGGATTGTCGCCCACTTCCACGAATGGCAAGCTGGCGTGGGTCTCATTGTCCTACGTACTCGTCTGGTGGAGATTGCCACCGTGTTCACCACCCATGCCACATTGTTGGGTCGCTACTTGTGCGCCGGCAACACCGATTTCTACAACAACCTGGACAAGTTCGCCGTGGACGAAGAGGCGGGCAAGCGACAGATCTACCATCGCTATTGCCTGGAGCGAGGTGCCACCCACTTGGCTCACGTGTTCACCACCGTCTCGGAGATTACGGGCTACGAGGCAGAGCATCTGCTCAAGCGCAAGCCGGACATCATCACGCCGAACGGATTGAACGTGAAGAAGTTCTCGGCCATCCACGAGTTCCAGAATTTGCATGCCGTTGCCAAGGAGAAGATCAACGAATTCGTGCGGGGCCATTTCTACGG CCACATTGACTTTGATTTGGATAAGACCTTGTACTTCTTTATCGCCGGTCGCTACGAGTTCGGAAATAAGGGAGCCGACATCTTCATCGAGGCACTGGCTCGCCTGAATGCGATGCTGAAGCACGAGAAGCCGGACACCACGGTGGTAGCCTTCCTCATCTTCCCCACCAAGACCAACAACTTCAACGTGGACTCGCTGCGAGGACATGCCGTGATCAAGCAGTTGCGCGATACGATCAACAATGTCCAACAGGCCGTGGGCAAGCGGATGTTCGACACCTGCCTGCAGGGCAACATCCCCAATGCCGATGATCTCCTCCAGAAGGACGACCTGGTCAAGATCAAGCGTTGCATGTTCGCCATGCAACGCGATTCGATGCCGCCTGTTACCACGCACAATGTGGCCGATGATTGGAACGATCCGGTGCTATCCTCGATCCGTCGTTGCCATCTGTTCAACTCGCGCCACGATCGCGTCAAGATGGTCTTCCATCCGGAGTTCCTCACATCCACAAACCCTCTGTTTGGAATCGACTACGAAGAGTTTGTCCGTGGCTGCCACTTGGGTGTCTTCCCCTCATACTACGAGCCCTGGGGCTACACTCCCGCCGAGTGTACGGTGATGGGAATTCCCAGCGTAACCACCAATCTGTCCGGTTTCGGCTGCTTCATGGAGGAGCACATCAGTGATCCCAAGTCCTACGGCATCTACATCGTGGATCGCCGCTATATCGGATTGGAGAACAGCGTTCAGCAGCTGTCCAGCTTCATGATGGAATTCTCCAGGCTGAACCGTCGCCAGCGCATCATCCAGCGTAATCGCACGGAGCGGTTGAGCGATCTGCTGGACTGGCGCACCCTGGGCATT taCTACAGACAGGCCAGGGTTAAGGCCCTGCAGGCTGTTTACCCAGACTATGTGGATGAATTGTCCCTCTATGGATCGAAAAACAACTTGATCTTCTCGCGACCGCACAGTGAACCTCCCAGTCCGACTTCATCGC GCCACACCACACCAGCTCCATCGGTTCACGGTTCGGATGATGAGGACTCCGTGGACGAGGAGACCGAACTCAAGGAATTGGGCATCAAGTAG
- the LOC6537239 gene encoding uncharacterized protein LOC6537239 isoform X6, producing MFKNHLEMIGRNESPSKKAKFWQSYIRSLKGSEDIRAHEAPRASRPYSSYLDSPSYRSIYDEPATANERVQSSGYRYLPVSRDTYGYSPRAIYDHHYSRTIPANYDAEKAWNDHLKRMQEIERRYPSRYGLYLKDKPLTPNALVPLEYEPEDKLLAELNKARRSASPFRPSRTTRAGSEPYVPPPSYWNREGSVPRGGPSVFDRATSLAPFTRPSFRASSLEPLDELFEL from the exons atgttcaaaaacCACTTGGAAATGATTGGGCGCAATGAGAGCCCCAGCAAGAAGGCGAAATTCTGGCAGTCCTACATCAGGTCCCTGAAGG GCTCCGAGGATATCCGTGCCCACGAGGCTCCCCGTGCCTCTCGTCCCTACAGCTCCTACCTGGACTCGCCCTCCTACAGGAGCATCTACGACGAGCCCGCCACCGCCAACGAGCGCGTCCAGTCCTCTGGCTACAGATATCTGCCAGTGAGCCGCGACACCTACGGCTACTCGCCCCGTGCCATCTACGATCATCACTACAGCCGAACAA TTCCAGCTAACTACGACGCAGAGAAGGCCTGGAATGATCATCTGAAGCGCATGCAGGAGATCGAGCGCAG GTACCCATCTCGCTATGGTCTGTACTTGAAGGACAAGCCACTGACGCCCAACGCGCTGGTGCCCCTGGAGTACGAGCCAGAGGACAAGCTGCTGGCTGAGCTCAACAAGG CTCGTCGCTCGGCCTCGCCGTTCCGCCCCTCGAGGACGACCCGCGCCGGCAGCGAGCCGTACGTGCCACCGCCGAGCTACTGGAACCGCGAGGGCAGCGTGCCACGCGGAGGACCCTCGGTCTTCGATCGCGCCACCAGCTTGGCCCCGTTCACGCGGCCCAGCTTCCGGGCCAGCTCGTTGGAGCCGCTGGACGAACTCTTTGAAC tttaa
- the LOC6537239 gene encoding uncharacterized protein LOC6537239 isoform X5: MFKNHLEMIGRNESPSKKAKFWQSYIRSLKGSEDIRAHEAPRASRPYSSYLDSPSYRSIYDEPATANERVQSSGYRYLPVSRDTYGYSPRAIYDHHYSRTKKAWNDHLKRMQEIERRYPSRYGLYLKDKPLTPNALVPLEYEPEDKLLAELNKARRSASPFRPSRTTRAGSEPYVPPPSYWNREGSVPRGGPSVFDRATSLAPFTRPSFRASSLEPLDELFERLPIFHPRNRFRDLLSPSPNLPISSIVRDPFWWDVDDLVPFRATSVPRASSPVARDSYLSPVKNRYLWSKHPARPLTPEEEDLF; the protein is encoded by the exons atgttcaaaaacCACTTGGAAATGATTGGGCGCAATGAGAGCCCCAGCAAGAAGGCGAAATTCTGGCAGTCCTACATCAGGTCCCTGAAGG GCTCCGAGGATATCCGTGCCCACGAGGCTCCCCGTGCCTCTCGTCCCTACAGCTCCTACCTGGACTCGCCCTCCTACAGGAGCATCTACGACGAGCCCGCCACCGCCAACGAGCGCGTCCAGTCCTCTGGCTACAGATATCTGCCAGTGAGCCGCGACACCTACGGCTACTCGCCCCGTGCCATCTACGATCATCACTACAGCCGAACAA AGAAGGCCTGGAATGATCATCTGAAGCGCATGCAGGAGATCGAGCGCAG GTACCCATCTCGCTATGGTCTGTACTTGAAGGACAAGCCACTGACGCCCAACGCGCTGGTGCCCCTGGAGTACGAGCCAGAGGACAAGCTGCTGGCTGAGCTCAACAAGG CTCGTCGCTCGGCCTCGCCGTTCCGCCCCTCGAGGACGACCCGCGCCGGCAGCGAGCCGTACGTGCCACCGCCGAGCTACTGGAACCGCGAGGGCAGCGTGCCACGCGGAGGACCCTCGGTCTTCGATCGCGCCACCAGCTTGGCCCCGTTCACGCGGCCCAGCTTCCGGGCCAGCTCGTTGGAGCCGCTGGACGAACTCTTTGAAC GACTCCCCATCTTCCACCCACGCAACCGGTTCAGGGATCTGCTGAGCCCCAGCCCCAACTTGCCGATCTCCTCGATCGTGCGCGATCCCTTCTGGTGGGACGTGGATGACCTGGTGCCCTTCCGCGCCACCTCGGTGCCCCGTGCTTCGAGCCCCGTGGCCCGGGACTCGTACTTGTCGCCGGTGAAGAACCGCTACTTGTGGTCCAAGCACCCAGCAAGACCCTTGACAC CTGAGGAAGAGGATTTATtctaa
- the LOC6537239 gene encoding uncharacterized protein LOC6537239 isoform X4, with the protein MFKNHLEMIGRNESPSKKAKFWQSYIRSLKGSEDIRAHEAPRASRPYSSYLDSPSYRSIYDEPATANERVQSSGYRYLPVSRDTYGYSPRAIYDHHYSRTIPANYDAEKAWNDHLKRMQEIERRYPSRYGLYLKDKPLTPNALVPLEYEPEDKLLAELNKARRSASPFRPSRTTRAGSEPYVPPPSYWNREGSVPRGGPSVFDRATSLAPFTRPSFRASSLEPLDELFERLPIFHPRNRFRDLLSPSPNLPISSIVRDPFWWDVDDLVPFRATSVPRASSPVARDSYLSPVKNRYLWSKHPARPLTPHRSIL; encoded by the exons atgttcaaaaacCACTTGGAAATGATTGGGCGCAATGAGAGCCCCAGCAAGAAGGCGAAATTCTGGCAGTCCTACATCAGGTCCCTGAAGG GCTCCGAGGATATCCGTGCCCACGAGGCTCCCCGTGCCTCTCGTCCCTACAGCTCCTACCTGGACTCGCCCTCCTACAGGAGCATCTACGACGAGCCCGCCACCGCCAACGAGCGCGTCCAGTCCTCTGGCTACAGATATCTGCCAGTGAGCCGCGACACCTACGGCTACTCGCCCCGTGCCATCTACGATCATCACTACAGCCGAACAA TTCCAGCTAACTACGACGCAGAGAAGGCCTGGAATGATCATCTGAAGCGCATGCAGGAGATCGAGCGCAG GTACCCATCTCGCTATGGTCTGTACTTGAAGGACAAGCCACTGACGCCCAACGCGCTGGTGCCCCTGGAGTACGAGCCAGAGGACAAGCTGCTGGCTGAGCTCAACAAGG CTCGTCGCTCGGCCTCGCCGTTCCGCCCCTCGAGGACGACCCGCGCCGGCAGCGAGCCGTACGTGCCACCGCCGAGCTACTGGAACCGCGAGGGCAGCGTGCCACGCGGAGGACCCTCGGTCTTCGATCGCGCCACCAGCTTGGCCCCGTTCACGCGGCCCAGCTTCCGGGCCAGCTCGTTGGAGCCGCTGGACGAACTCTTTGAAC GACTCCCCATCTTCCACCCACGCAACCGGTTCAGGGATCTGCTGAGCCCCAGCCCCAACTTGCCGATCTCCTCGATCGTGCGCGATCCCTTCTGGTGGGACGTGGATGACCTGGTGCCCTTCCGCGCCACCTCGGTGCCCCGTGCTTCGAGCCCCGTGGCCCGGGACTCGTACTTGTCGCCGGTGAAGAACCGCTACTTGTGGTCCAAGCACCCAGCAAGACCCTTGACAC CTCACCGCTCAATTTTGTAA